In the Triplophysa dalaica isolate WHDGS20190420 chromosome 8, ASM1584641v1, whole genome shotgun sequence genome, TGCctcaaagggacagtttaccccaaaaatgaaaattaggtcttcatttactcaccttcttgtcgtttcaaacctgtatgactttctttcgcaTAAcaccaaaaagaagatattttgtagaaagttggtaactgaacagtgTCGGTACCCAttcgcttctattgtatggacataaaacaaaattgaatgggtgtcagttaacaacatttcttcaaaatatcttcttttttgttctgcggaGAAAAGTCAGACatacaggttagaaatgacatgagggtgagtaaataatgatataattgttttatttttgggtgaactatcactttaagtagaCATGCAGgcatttaaaagacaaaataaacataataacaactaaaattatttattagtggttataacaaatataaatcttTCCAGTTATGCTAAGCTCTATTTTATTGAGCAGAAATTGTTGGGGAGCCTATTGCTGTGCACAATGGGGGACATTGAATTCTCAAAGGTTGAGATCCAGACTGCagtataaacaaataatgtatattGACTGAATCTATTATAATAACCTTCATTTATCTTCTCAGAAACATCCAAGTATGGGATTCTGGAATTGGATGAAGACCTTAAAGTGCAATGCATGAAGGAAAAGCCTCTTCCAAATGAAACAAGTTCGCGCAGTGCAGTACGTTTCCTTTTATTACCACTCTTTAACACCTTAATAATGTCTTGATTTAATATATGtcttatttgttattattcCTCTTTTTTTCAGTGCCCTTGCTTCTACTTGCTTTCAAAGACCTCACTTCCTCTTTTAGACACCTTTCTCTTTGAGAAAAAGGTAGAGCTCATTCAAGTCTTACCTTTTAGCACTCTGTAGTGCCAGATGTTCTAATGCATCATATCTCCATGCAGAATGCACCCATTGAAGACAGGGATGCACCAGGAAACTTCCTATCATGGCTTATATTAAGGTAACTTAGTTTGTAGACAtttgtacaaaatgtacaattttttcatattcaataACTTTAAATCGCATTGTGTTTCATTTCAGGAGGCCAGTGTACGTTCAAAAGATATCTGGTCGATTCGATGTGGGGAATCTTGCGTCATACATTGAATGTGACAAATACTTCAAGGAGCAGCTTAAAAACCCAACAGTTTATTTGATGTAGTCCAGTCAGGTGGTTGCAATCTTAACActtttattcacaataaaatgcaatatcagtattttgctgcttttttggatttgaataaatgaattgatTTGTACTCAATATCCCACATCAATGATTTCAGATGTGTACGAACTACATAACAGACCAACAATGTATCtgttttacaataaaagtaCCTTTGGATCATTTAAATGAGGTTCTAAGTCCGAAAATGTTCAATTACACAGTGACAAGTCGTGTGCACTTATCTGAGGCCTTCTCATGGTTGTTCTCTAACTTGGCGATTCTGGAGCCGAACTGCATGGCTCTCTTAGGTAAAAGAGCCGAGAGTCCCAATCCTAACTCGATAGCAGCTAATCTCAATAACAGCTTTTCTCCGAGCCCTCTGGGTAGAGACAAATCTGCCTTCTCCCACACAGGCAGACTGTTCAGGAAACTGACGACATCTTCATCCAAGTATGGAAATCTGCGGtgaaaagaaacctgttttaaGCTTTTTTCATAGATTCCTCAGATGGACTTATTTTATGGTTCTTTATTGGTGTTGGTAAGCATTTCAAAATTGAGGTCACTGTAACctgatattgttttgtttacaattagCTAAACAAAGTTTCATTGTGGATAAACATTtcctttaatgtaaacatttagatAACTTTGTGTAACTCTTGCCTGGCTTCTTTTCCATGGTCCCCAATGATCCTGTCATCCCTTCCAAGATTCCTCGAGGATATTCTGCCTAGTTCCATGGCCAGCTCTTTGACAAGTCCGTCTAGCCCAGAGTTTTTATACCGCACCCTGTGTCTTGAGTATCCAGCCAGCTGTTCGTCTGCCCCGATGCCAGTCAAAACCACCTGCAAGGAAAAGAAAATCAACATTATACACCAAAACCAACAGTGTGACCAAGATTTAGTGTTTCcattaacattaaaaagcaGACCTTATTTAAACAAAGAGCAGTTACCTTAGCCTCTGAAGTATAAAGTCCTTGTTCAATGCCATCATTTACAAGACCACGTCCCCTAGCTGCAAACCAGAGGGCACATCCAAGGCTGTCATCCAGAACGGTGTCCAAAGGATGCACCAAATGACAAATGCGTTTCTGACGCATGTCTTGAAGCTCTTCTTGAGTTACGTTGATTTCAACAAAGTTCCACTTCCGCTGTGGACTGAGATTTTTCAGTTCCTGCAGACCGGCTCTACCAGTAATTCTGTCTGGTACATCAAAACTTCTTTGCGGATCAGATTTTGTTTCATCAGGGTTATTTTTCGTATTTTTCCCTCGTTTCGTAGACTTCGGCGGCACCTTtgcattttgaattttgaaagCGACATTGAGCAGGTCAATGGGTTTATCTACAGGAATGTGTCTATTAGCAAGGGCGGCTAAAATCATTGAATCAATTCCCCCCGAGAAGAGAATAGCAACATCGGCTTTGGTATTTCTGTAGGGGAGAGCTGATCGGTCTGGAGATGGTTCGTAATGAACTCTCTTACGGATTGCCCCACTTAGAACATCAATAAACTTGGTAACCATTTCTCTCTTCCCTGCGTTTGTCAGACGTTCTTTCAGATTTTCAACAGAGGTTTGTGAGGCATTCTGATCCTTTTCAGCGGTTTCAGGTGAAGAAATGGATGTGTTCATTGGACAAACAGGAGAGGTCAAGTAAAGTCCAGAACTGTTTATGTTTACAGATACAGAACAGGGAAGGCCTTCCCATTTCGGTTCCTGTATGTGATTTGGCTCGTCACCTGGGAAAACCCATGGATAAAGTTCAAAAGTAAATGTCCCTTGCTGTGATAAGTCCCCTAGATCAAACCTGTACACTCCATGAGGTGGTACTTCTTGCCACTGGGAAGTAATATTATCCACTGACTGGGAAGCAACTGATGCGAGTGTGAAGGACGATCTTTCCGAATTAAATTTCCAAAGCAGACTTCTTCTTCCGAAAAAGTCCCTCCCAAACCAAATACAGCGTTCTACTTTTTGGTAATAGATAAAGGCCCAGGGTCCCTTAAGATGTGATAGTACAGATACAACATCTGAGGCACTCTGGGCCATTCTCAAATGTTGGAAAAGGACTTGGGTGTCGTTCTCTTCCGGCCCTACCGTGAGACCACCAAACACCTCGCCGTTCCAAAGAAACATATTCCCATTTTCGTCTTGAAGAGGCTGAGGGGTCAAGCAACCTCTCATGTGAAGCACATGGgcagaaaaaaaaagactgtaATTTGGATTTGATAATGTTTCTGTGACATCTTGACAAGAGTTGGGTCCTCTGTTTTTAAGCTTTTCACACGCATGCTTCTCAAGTGGATCTTGCGCCGTGGTCAAACTGACCACACAACAGATCCCACACATTTTCACACAGCACTATAAATCTTGATATTCTTTTCTCATGGTGTCCAGATCCTCTGTAACAGACAAACAATGACAGTATTTGAAGGCAGTCAAAATGGTACCGTGGCATTGTGTACATAAGGGAAACTTACTTTTGCAAGAGCTGAGAGTTTCTCCCTTGTCTGCCAGGAAGAATATATTGCTGTTGGGTTGCTGTGTGTAGACTCTCTGTAAGATTAAGCGTATGATGACTGGACCATAATCATATTCtagcaaatgtttaaatatggGAAATTTTGCATTCTAGTTGTATTTCCCGTTGAAACATTTTTAGactgaacatttttaaatataaatgtaccaTTTACAACAGCTGTTATGCTGTCAGTGGAGTTACTAAAAAGTAATCTAAACCTTTACCgtaataacaaatatattgtaaatattatgtaaaaaattcTATCACAATgaattgtaatttaattattaaatattaccCATAAATGCATTGAAAAGATTATGATCACATGTACTTATCTTATTTTGATCATATAAACTGTAATTTCAAGTTTCAAATGAACCAAGTTATGTTCTTATTCATGGAGGTTTAGTTTTGACCATTGACAGCACCTGGCTTAGGAAAATTAACCATAGTTTTATTATAACAAATTAAggaatgaaattatttttacgGTCTATTTACGGTTTGTAGTAACTTACCTCAGTTAAACTATTCTTACTATAGTACAACCATGGTTAATTATAAGCGTTATACGTACCCTGTTTTTCTTCAAATTGGACAACTCGTCGACTACGATCTTTTGCTCTTTGATCTGTGGATGATGAAAGAGTGTAAACACTTAACGTTACTATTAAAAAGGTCAATTTAACAAACGTGCTGCAAGTTCGCAAACATCATATTATTGTGATAAAACATTAACTAACTCGAAAGAATTTGGATTATAAACCTTGTTGTCGAGATCCTCTTTTATTGTAAGCTCCTCCTGAGCATTCACTTCTTCTCGCTTAACGTTACTGTTTTTAGATGACATTTTCATATAGGATCTCTTCATGTGGTTTATGGAAACATTTCCACATGAAAGTGATCGTACGTCGCACACAAATGACGTGTGCGAGAGTGCGTCGCTTTGAAAATACGTCATGGAGAGTCCACAAGACACGAATTATGTAAGAAAATCTGCGTGGAGCTACAACTGCTGTTAAACCATTATAGATGattttaatggatttaatggttataattgGATTGCACAGTTTTACCTGTCTGGTTGTAAAGTCATAGAGGTCGTCCAAAGTTTTGAGAAATACGTTTTATTTtccaatttacatttatatttagtcatttagcagacgcttttatccaaagcgatttacaaagagttctAGTTTTCTTACTGTAAAAATTCTTAACTTAGTTTAACAGGGTGCAAATAGTATTTTGTAGTTTCTTGAACTGAGTCTAAACTCAGGACGAACTGCATAAAGGTGACATAATATTTCAAGCAGCTCTAGCCTGGGGGTCTGTTacaatttatgtaaaaattgttttgttaaaacgTTTTTAAACGATTTCTGTACATCCAGTTTTTTTATGACCGAGTAAAAGACTACACAAGAATATTTGTACTTGTAAAATGAACTAATGTAGACCAAAAGATGATTAAAATGAGTTAAATGACCTTTTACACATTTCCCTATTCATATGCAATTTAACATTTTCCAATAACCTGCATGCACGTAATTTATCAAAAACTGGAATTCTGCATCAGGAAGTCATTGTAACAAATCTGTTTATCTTCAGTCCTTGATATTAGTAATTACTATCTAAACATAGAACCTGTTGGTTTTGTGATCATTCCTATTTTTAATACCAGTTAGATCCCACTGTCCGGTTTCGTAAACTTCAAACCTCATTCGCGACATTGAAAACCAGCATTTATAGAATTACAGTGTTTGTGCTTGTGGTTCTGTGCTGTATAGTTCTGTTGATTGTGGTCACCCATAAAAAGCTTAAGTGCTAAATCACGTGGACAGTGTTTGCTTATTTGCTGCTAATACTCAAACACGTAAGTTTGTTTGGGTTCAGTATAGCCAAAGAAATAAGTGTATTGATTCTAGGCACCTGTGTAATGTTTGCACACTTATCGCTTGGAATTGTCAATGTCCAGGGTTAGCAGATTATTTGGATACATCTGGAATGTCAGGTCAAAGAAAACTGAGTAAGAACAAGCTTAATGTCTTTAACTTGTAATATACaaacaatatatgaaaaaatatatagactGGATGTGTGATAATATAGATCATATGATTGATGTGGGTAGATTAAGGTGTGAGATTCTTTCAATGGTGTTGGATGTGTTGATGACGTGAATAAATTAAGATGTACAGGATATAGGGAATCAAGGTGTACAGCCATAAGATCAACAAAACCAAACCACTGAAGCATAACTGTGAGGTAAAACAATACAAAGTCTGTGACTTGAGTGATCAGTATCTTTGTCTTAGATTTCGGTGGATAGGACGGTTCTGTATACGCAACATGAGTCAGATTAGAGTGTTCTGTGCCTGGGATGCCACCCCACCTGtaagacttttttttattaaaaccacaCGTAGGCCTATTAGGTGTCGCGGCTTTTGCCATGTCATTGCCTGCTAAATAGGTAACAAACAATGTGGTGACACTACAAAAAGGACTAACAATGCAATTGTATTGATATCACAATCCCTTCTGTTAACAACAAGTCCTGTTTTGTTTCAATTGTATAGTAGTTTTAACTACACAATACAATATATGTAGCCCAGTAAAAACTCGccgtgaaaaataaataaataaaatgataaaaactgtTTAAGAGGCATTTCACCAGACAAGAACATCTTGATATTGCTTTCATCATTGTTAAACTGAGCATtgccatttttttcaataataaagtataaaagACTAAAATTCTTCTCTGTAGTTACAGGCAATAAGTTATTTTTTGCACGCAAAAAATCAACAGCCCTTCTTTAAACGTAGCGTAGTGGACAAAATCATTTCACCATCATATACATTACTGGACATACTGGACAAACCCTATCTGTCTGCAGAAGTTATGTTTGCCTCCCTGTTAAGGCCTTTTATTGATGCTCGTGATATGAGCATTGGCCTGCAAAGAATGGATCTGGATCTCATTGGGAAGAGCACTGCCAAGTTGTTTGGAAATAGCTGTCACTGCTCCAAAACAGAACAGAGCATGAACAACAAGAAGAAATCTTCCCTATCTGCTTGAGGAAATGTCAAAAACTATATTATCATCTtgtgaaaataacatttctgagACAGATAAGGTGTCCACAGTTCAGTCATCTCCAGGTGGAGACAGATCCATGCAGCTGTAGTTGAGAAACTGTGCTGTCTGAAGGGCAAGATAAAGTGCTCATCCGGAAGTATGCCATTCACATATTCGGTCTGTGTAGTAGTGGGTTTGTGGCATGGTTGTCAATCGgataaattgtaattttataattattataatagaaTCCATTAGAATTGCAAGTTTTTTTATCAGAAGACTTTGCAAGCAATGAAGCTTATGACGATGCTTCAACAACAAACAGAAGATCATATCCATTCATGAAACAGATTCAAGAATTTGGCCTCGTAATATGTTATAACATGTTGCTGTGTCACGGAAACACTAGATATCTCTTTGTGAAAAGAGGGAGGAGCTTGTAATTCAGCCTATATATATGAGCCCGTCCGGTTAGTCTGGAAAACACGGTGCGCTGTTTTAGCCGTGCGCGCGCATACGGCGCTTTAAGGCGATTATTTGTTTCTACACATTCTGGTGTTTATCCGCGTTTATTTCTCTCCAACTTCAGCTACAGTGATAGCTAAGTTCGGAGAGGAGAGAAAGGAGTAATTCGTGTTTTTGCGAGGAAATATTTGCAACAAAGATCTGTCTTTCGTTTATCCTTAACCATACAAAGGAATTTCCAtccttataaataaaacaaaacaaaacgagGCAAAATATATTAAGGCACAATGGACAACGCTGCATCTAAGAAACCTTGCTGTGGTGAGTTTAATTTATGGATTAGTTGGGCGATAGGCATCTGTACATTACACATTCATTGTTACATTGTTACACCTAAAACGGCGTCGTTTTGCTTGtccaatacaaaaataatacaatctaTTCAATTGTGTTTCTTTAGAAAGATTTTGTCAGTTCTTCACGTCTGCGAAATTCCTCATTTACCTTGGACATGCGCTGTCAACATGggtaagtgtgtgtttacattagaATCCGGGTTTGACAGCCCTGTTAAAACGTCAAAACAAAAGTCactaaaaaacgaaataaacaataaatttgttgctttttttcgtaattgtttttattatgtatagtatcgtttttttataaataaaacatttttataatttaatttacatgcATTATCGTTAATTATAAATTATGCATGATTTATCTAGTAGTTTACGATTTAGAAACTATTTCGtttaattttttgtaaataaaacatttttataatttaatttacatgcATTATCGTTAATTATAAATTATGCATGATTTATCTAGTAGTTTACGATTTCGAAACTATTTCGTttaaatttttgtaaataaaaaatactgatgtaaatattattattaagcTGCATGAATCTAGCTGTCAACTAAACATTTGGCctgaattataatataaataaatgtgtatcaCACTTTGATTATTACTGTTGTTTCATTACAGGGTGACCGCATGTGGAATTTTGCTGTGGCTGTGTTTTTGGTGGAGCTCTATGGCAATAGTTTGCTCCTCACGGCCGTGTATGGACTGGTGGTCGCGGGGTCCGTCCTCTTGCTGGGTGCTATTATTGGTGACTGGGTTGACAAAAATGCCAGACTGAAAGGTAAACAAGGCATTTATACCCTTCACCACGCAAAATTACAGACCACCACTTCAAGGTGGatgtttattatgtaaaatcATACATAAGCGAAGTCTACTTTGCTACAATATGtccttgttttcttttaaggtttttgtgtgttgtttttttgtttcagtgGCACAGACGTCTTTGGTTGTGCAGAACAGTGCTGTGATTCTATGTGGTATACTGCTGATGGTCGTTTTCCAGTTTAAAGAACAGCTTTCTACCATGTACAGTGGATGGTTGCTGGTGAGTATCTTAACCGTTCATAAAACAGCCAGAGTTATTTTGTTGTTCGTTTTTCTTAGGTGGTTTTTGCTGGTCTAATTAGTCTCTAGTCaacgtttatgttgtttttgtagttATTAGTAATGGTTCCTTTTGAAACACACAGAATGAACCGAATTCGTGCTCTCAAAATTGCAGTTTATCGTGAAATGCAATGTCCACAGGCaccttttttatttagataAGTCTTTTTgagatatttagttttaaaattcaCTTTCAAATGTTCTCATAGTTTGAAGTGATTAAAATCTTTACTGTAACTATGGGTTATTTCAAGCATGTTTACAATTACAAAAATGCATGAGAGGTAATGCTGACTCGGTCAGAGAGAGCCTCCCTCCCCCCAATTTTTTCTTCATGACCTCAGCTTAAGTTCATTTTCTCGACGGTGAAACACAACACCTTCCTAACAAAACGGTGTTGTGTTGTCAGCAAAACCAGTTGTCACATAGGCAGAAAGCATGTGGCTTGGTCAATATTACTCTGAGTCTTCTGTTAAAAGGGTTGAAAGTTGTCATTTAAAGGACACAATAGCAAACAAAACCTGCTCTTTGTTTTAAGTCGTTGAGGTTGAGCAACACACATTGCAGTGAACTGTTGATGTTCTGGACTCTGCTTGACAGTCATCTAAGAACAAAACATCTATTTGTTGATACAATAAAATTTCCTAATTCCATATTTGTTGCATTGCAGACAACATGCTACATTATGGTCATCTCCATTGCTAACATCGCTAACCTGGCCAGCACGGCTATGTCCATCACCATCCAGAGGGACTGGGTGGTGGTGGTGGCCGGAGACGATCGGAGCAATTTGGCAGGTCAGAATTTCCCTTATTTTAAATCTTCATAATATAGCAGATCACCTTCCACCTTTGAGCTTTGAACATCAtcattatgtacatttttttgtgcatAACTCTCATGTCATCTAGTCTTAAAAGatcataaaatacattataactGCTTAGCTGTCACCATCAAGCATCTTATCTTTATAGACTGCTTGCATCGGCTGTCACTCCTCAAGTGAATGCACTCAATGAACTTAGTAACCTAAATGGAATACATTAAAACTAGACCATGAggttgtttcatttgtgtttttttaacattcttttttttacaaagatacttttgatttttgtattttgatagATATGAATGCCACTGTCAGAATAATCGACCAGTTGACAAACATTCTGGCTCCGATGCTGGTGGGCCAGATAATGGCTTTCGGTTCTCATTTCATGGGCTGTGGTTTTATCTCGGGCTGGAATCTGTTCTCCATGTGCTTGGAGTACTTTCTGCTTTGGAAGGTTTATCAGAAGACTCCCGCTTTGGCCATCAAGGCGGGACAGAAGGACAGTGACAACCAAGAATTGAAGCATCTCAACATACAAAAAGGTGAACATCAAACGCAGTCCAAACTTTGCTCGAATATTGCTTTTCAAAACAAGACTGCAATGATAAAGCCATTGCAAATTGAAATTCATATTCTTTGACGGATTGAAATTCATATTCTTTGACAGCCTTATTCAATGCGATTTGTTTCCAATGTTGCAGAGATTGGAAACACTGAAGGTCCAGCGGAAGGCTCGCAGCTCATGAACGAAACCGCCGAAGAAAAGAAAATCGCTGAGAAGAA is a window encoding:
- the asnsd1 gene encoding asparagine synthetase domain-containing protein 1, with the translated sequence MCGICCVVSLTTAQDPLEKHACEKLKNRGPNSCQDVTETLSNPNYSLFFSAHVLHMRGCLTPQPLQDENGNMFLWNGEVFGGLTVGPEENDTQVLFQHLRMAQSASDVVSVLSHLKGPWAFIYYQKVERCIWFGRDFFGRRSLLWKFNSERSSFTLASVASQSVDNITSQWQEVPPHGVYRFDLGDLSQQGTFTFELYPWVFPGDEPNHIQEPKWEGLPCSVSVNINSSGLYLTSPVCPMNTSISSPETAEKDQNASQTSVENLKERLTNAGKREMVTKFIDVLSGAIRKRVHYEPSPDRSALPYRNTKADVAILFSGGIDSMILAALANRHIPVDKPIDLLNVAFKIQNAKVPPKSTKRGKNTKNNPDETKSDPQRSFDVPDRITGRAGLQELKNLSPQRKWNFVEINVTQEELQDMRQKRICHLVHPLDTVLDDSLGCALWFAARGRGLVNDGIEQGLYTSEAKVVLTGIGADEQLAGYSRHRVRYKNSGLDGLVKELAMELGRISSRNLGRDDRIIGDHGKEARFPYLDEDVVSFLNSLPVWEKADLSLPRGLGEKLLLRLAAIELGLGLSALLPKRAMQFGSRIAKLENNHEKASDKCTRLVTV
- the LOC130427335 gene encoding ASNSD1 upstream open reading frame protein-like, yielding MKRSYMKMSSKNSNVKREEVNAQEELTIKEDLDNKIKEQKIVVDELSNLKKNRRVYTQQPNSNIFFLADKGETLSSCKKDLDTMRKEYQDL